In Flavimarina sp. Hel_I_48, the following are encoded in one genomic region:
- a CDS encoding amidohydrolase family protein: MFKKLLLFFLTATILSSCNKREPDYDVAVHNINIVDLKTGKIIPRQSVFINADTIHSIVSTKDLLISLARKSINGTDKYLVPGFWDNHVHFRGGDSLIAENEHLLDLYIANGVTTVRDAGGDLTSSVQQWQKEIASGENVGPTIYTSGPKIDGRRARWPGSLEVFNDKSINKALDSLQALNVDFVKLYDSTISGENYLKTIENAEKRGMITSGHMPSTVTVEETTQAGIDAIEHLYYVLKGCSLEEVEITNAVKDRKLSFWSSLDKVMQTYSDSIAQIEFDRLIAADVYVVPTLYIGHTLSFLDEYDHSYDGYLTNNYIGPGIQKTYDGRIKSALNAKPEFIKMRKKLDSMFIQLTGKLNTAGVGLLAGSDSGAYNSYIYPGFSLHLELKALVDAGLSPLEALRASSQNGARFLKKEIPAIKAGRKADLVIIEGNPLEDIENTQRIYWVFKNGESFSQKSQALLKSN, translated from the coding sequence ATGTTCAAAAAATTGCTTCTTTTCTTTTTAACGGCAACAATCCTATCGAGTTGCAATAAAAGGGAGCCCGATTATGATGTGGCCGTGCATAATATCAATATCGTAGACCTAAAAACCGGTAAAATAATACCCAGGCAATCGGTTTTTATAAATGCGGATACGATCCACTCCATCGTTTCAACCAAAGATCTCTTGATATCGCTTGCCCGCAAATCGATCAACGGTACAGACAAATATCTTGTTCCCGGGTTTTGGGACAATCATGTGCATTTCCGTGGGGGCGACAGTCTGATCGCAGAGAATGAGCATTTACTGGATCTATATATTGCTAATGGCGTTACCACCGTACGGGATGCAGGCGGTGATCTTACCTCTTCCGTGCAGCAATGGCAAAAGGAAATTGCTTCGGGAGAAAATGTGGGTCCCACCATTTATACCTCCGGTCCTAAAATTGATGGTCGGCGGGCGCGCTGGCCAGGTTCCCTTGAAGTTTTTAACGATAAAAGCATAAATAAAGCGCTTGATTCCTTACAGGCACTCAACGTGGATTTTGTGAAGTTATATGATAGTACGATATCTGGGGAAAATTACCTTAAAACCATAGAAAATGCTGAAAAACGTGGCATGATCACCAGTGGTCACATGCCATCTACGGTAACCGTAGAGGAAACGACACAGGCCGGAATTGACGCCATAGAACATTTGTATTATGTACTAAAAGGCTGCTCCTTAGAAGAGGTTGAGATCACAAATGCCGTAAAAGACCGCAAATTGAGCTTCTGGTCTTCGCTTGATAAAGTTATGCAGACCTATTCCGATAGTATTGCACAGATAGAATTTGACCGACTTATTGCTGCAGACGTCTACGTGGTACCCACCTTATATATAGGTCATACGTTGAGCTTTTTAGATGAATATGATCACAGTTATGATGGGTACCTCACAAACAATTATATAGGTCCGGGTATTCAAAAAACGTATGATGGCCGTATCAAAAGTGCCCTGAATGCGAAGCCGGAGTTTATAAAGATGCGCAAAAAACTGGACAGTATGTTCATTCAACTTACAGGCAAATTGAATACTGCCGGTGTGGGACTGCTTGCTGGTTCTGATAGCGGGGCGTATAATTCTTACATTTATCCTGGTTTCTCACTACATCTGGAACTAAAAGCGCTCGTAGATGCCGGCCTTTCCCCCCTTGAAGCTTTACGCGCTTCTTCGCAAAATGGTGCCCGCTTTTTAAAGAAAGAGATACCAGCGATCAAAGCAGGCAGAAAAGCAGACCTGGTAATTATTGAAGGAAATCCCTTAGAGGATATTGAAAATACGCAGCGCATCTACTGGGTTTTTAAAAATGGCGAGTCATTCAGTCAAAAGAGCCAGGCATTGCTAAAATCCAATTAA